A window of Aliarcobacter trophiarum LMG 25534 contains these coding sequences:
- a CDS encoding PaaI family thioesterase codes for MKNSLKNEVIDFLKQEFPQSLEKCEIEEISSKGATIIYQVDSKDLRPGNTVSGPTMMTIADYALYIAILGEIGIVGLAVTTNLSINFLNKPSPSQNIRAVCKLMKVGKVLIVGDVWLYSIDCDEPIAHAVGTYSIPPKKS; via the coding sequence ATGAAGAATAGTTTAAAAAATGAGGTAATAGATTTTTTAAAACAAGAGTTTCCTCAAAGTTTAGAAAAATGTGAGATTGAAGAGATTTCATCTAAAGGTGCAACTATTATATATCAAGTAGATAGTAAAGATTTAAGACCAGGAAATACTGTTTCTGGCCCAACAATGATGACTATTGCTGATTATGCTTTATATATTGCTATTTTAGGTGAAATAGGTATTGTTGGATTGGCTGTAACTACAAATTTATCTATTAATTTTTTAAATAAACCATCACCTTCACAAAATATTCGTGCTGTGTGTAAGTTAATGAAAGTTGGTAAAGTATTGATTGTTGGTGATGTTTGGTTGTACTCAATAGATTGTGATGAACCAATAGCACATGCTGTTGGAACATATTCAATTCCACCAAAAAAATCTTAA
- a CDS encoding B12-binding domain-containing radical SAM protein → MCKIHHMNNNNSNNIDIIFTTLNSRFSHSSLSLRYLFANLKELKNSAKILEFVINSQTQTIVEEILAYKPKIVCIATYIWNATDVAEIVKYIKLISPNTIVALGGPEISHLPHRVNFEKADYFMFGEGEISVYNLCQNVLGGVRPKDKIIQAKPVEFDKIALPYDYYTDFDIKNRHIYIESSRGCPFTCEFCLSSIDSSMRYLPIDVFLAEIDKLWNRGARSYKFIDRTFNLKISYAKAILEYFLVKDEDYFLHFEVIPDNFPDELRELLKQFKAGSLQLEVGIQTLNLEVAKEINRNLRIQKIKENLAFLDNETKAHVHIDLIVGLPSETIESFSSNLDLLYSLSSGEIQIGILKKLSGTTLNRHDEIHGMVYNPNPPYDILQNNLIQFELMQDMKRFARFWDIVYNSGNFVKTSKLLFKNGKVFDNFFSFSKWLYKRSESTFKISLDRVAEYLFEYLSKDYDEELLVKTILDDVMLIEGRKIPPFLKKYKKYEKDFIQIEQSRANKRQVLRKESDEE, encoded by the coding sequence TTGTGTAAAATCCACCACATGAATAACAATAATAGTAACAACATAGATATAATCTTTACAACACTAAATTCAAGATTTTCGCACTCTAGTTTATCTTTGCGATATTTGTTTGCAAACTTAAAAGAGTTAAAGAATAGTGCAAAGATTTTAGAGTTTGTAATAAATAGCCAAACTCAAACAATAGTTGAAGAGATTTTGGCATATAAGCCAAAAATAGTCTGTATAGCAACATATATTTGGAATGCAACAGATGTTGCAGAAATTGTAAAATATATAAAACTAATAAGCCCAAATACAATTGTAGCTCTTGGAGGTCCAGAAATAAGTCATCTTCCTCATAGGGTCAACTTTGAAAAAGCAGATTATTTTATGTTTGGAGAGGGAGAAATAAGTGTATATAATCTTTGTCAAAATGTATTAGGTGGAGTTCGTCCAAAAGATAAGATAATACAAGCAAAGCCAGTTGAGTTTGATAAGATAGCTCTTCCATACGATTATTACACAGATTTTGATATAAAAAATAGACATATTTATATAGAAAGTAGTCGAGGTTGCCCTTTTACTTGTGAATTTTGTTTGTCTAGTATTGATAGTTCAATGCGATATTTACCAATAGATGTTTTTTTGGCTGAAATTGATAAACTTTGGAATAGAGGAGCTAGAAGTTATAAATTTATAGATAGAACTTTTAATTTAAAAATCTCTTATGCAAAGGCTATTTTGGAATATTTCTTAGTAAAAGATGAAGACTATTTTTTACATTTTGAGGTAATTCCTGATAACTTTCCAGATGAATTAAGAGAGCTTTTAAAGCAGTTTAAAGCTGGAAGTTTACAATTAGAAGTTGGTATTCAAACTCTAAATTTAGAAGTAGCAAAAGAGATTAATAGAAATCTTAGAATTCAAAAAATCAAAGAAAACTTAGCTTTTTTGGATAATGAAACAAAAGCTCACGTACATATAGATTTAATAGTAGGGCTTCCAAGTGAAACAATAGAAAGCTTCTCTTCAAATTTGGATTTACTTTATAGTTTAAGTAGTGGAGAGATTCAAATAGGAATTTTAAAGAAGCTATCAGGAACTACTTTAAATAGGCATGATGAAATACATGGAATGGTATATAATCCAAACCCGCCTTATGATATTTTGCAAAACAATTTAATACAGTTTGAGCTTATGCAAGATATGAAAAGATTTGCCAGATTCTGGGATATTGTTTACAATAGTGGAAATTTTGTAAAAACTTCAAAACTTTTATTTAAAAATGGAAAGGTTTTTGATAATTTTTTCTCTTTTTCAAAATGGTTATATAAAAGAAGTGAAAGCACTTTTAAAATCTCATTAGATAGGGTTGCAGAGTATCTGTTTGAGTATTTAAGCAAGGATTATGATGAAGAGCTTTTAGTAAAAACTATTTTGGATGATGTTATGCTAATAGAGGGGCGAAAAATACCACCATTTTTGAAAAAATATAAAAAGTATGAAAAGGATTTTATACAAATAGAACAAAGCCGTGCAAATAAAAGACAGGTTTTGAGAAAGGAGAGTGATGAAGAATAG
- a CDS encoding DUF3817 domain-containing protein, with protein sequence MLRTKFSQFRAISVIEGISYLVLVLLAMPLKYFFDEPMAVKIFGMMHGIFFILFCVALYGAMKKYKWGFLFSLKLFIYSLIPFLFILIEKELIIKKESI encoded by the coding sequence ATGCTTAGAACAAAATTTTCTCAATTTAGAGCTATATCTGTAATCGAAGGAATATCTTATTTAGTATTAGTGCTTCTAGCAATGCCGTTGAAATACTTTTTTGATGAACCTATGGCTGTTAAAATATTTGGAATGATGCATGGAATATTTTTTATACTTTTTTGTGTAGCTTTATATGGAGCTATGAAAAAATATAAATGGGGATTTTTATTTAGTTTAAAACTATTTATATACTCTTTAATACCTTTTTTATTTATTTTAATAGAAAAAGAGCTTATTATTAAAAAAGAGAGTATTTAG
- a CDS encoding ABC transporter ATP-binding protein has protein sequence MNQKISLKSIYKLLLKNKKSLIWGQIFTVIGILISVPIPLLLPLLVDEVLLNKPDFFVNSIDKLFGSGNAFYYVAIVTVVVIILRALHFIFGVINTKIFTKISKIVIFDIRVKLLKHLQKVNINEYESIGSGKIAANLITDVNTLDSFIVNISSKLITSTLTLLAVGFVIIKIDFLLGLMILLTQPTIAIFSRRIAKKTGELKKEENAAIEAFQSNINETLDLFPQIKASNKERSFFNTSIDKAKDIKIASNEFNYKSVAYEKLSYTIFLFAFEIFRATGLLLVAYSDLSIGLMFAMFGYIWFIMTPVQEILSIQYSLASAKAAISRINKVLELNIESDGEKELNSNKVDIEIRDLSFAYTKEKNSLNNINLKINSGEKVAIIGASGSGKTTISQLIAGFYAKKSGDILYNNISIDEISKKSLREHIFLVLQMPILFNNTLRFNLTMGEDIEDEKIIEALAIAELKEMYLGLKDGLDTVVGKMGMRLSGGQRQRLSIARMVLANPSIVIFDESTSALDVHTETKLFLNLESFLEDKTVITIAHRLSTVKNASKIFVLDDGNLVQSGTHKELEDETGHYKEFVKQQLTT, from the coding sequence ATGAATCAAAAAATATCTTTAAAATCTATATATAAACTTCTATTAAAAAACAAGAAATCTCTTATTTGGGGACAAATTTTCACAGTAATAGGAATACTAATAAGTGTTCCTATTCCTCTTTTACTACCCCTATTAGTAGATGAAGTGCTTTTAAATAAACCTGATTTTTTTGTAAATAGTATTGATAAACTCTTTGGAAGTGGAAATGCTTTTTATTATGTGGCTATAGTTACTGTTGTTGTGATTATTTTAAGAGCTTTACATTTTATTTTTGGAGTAATTAATACAAAAATATTTACAAAAATATCAAAAATAGTAATCTTTGATATTAGAGTAAAGCTTTTAAAACACCTTCAAAAAGTAAATATAAATGAGTATGAAAGTATTGGTAGTGGAAAAATTGCTGCAAATTTGATAACAGATGTAAATACTTTAGATAGCTTTATTGTAAATATTTCAAGCAAACTTATAACTTCTACTCTTACTCTTTTAGCTGTTGGTTTTGTAATTATAAAAATAGATTTTCTTTTAGGGCTTATGATTCTTTTAACTCAACCAACAATTGCAATATTTTCAAGAAGAATAGCTAAAAAAACAGGTGAACTAAAAAAAGAGGAAAATGCTGCAATAGAAGCTTTTCAAAGTAATATAAATGAAACTTTAGATCTATTTCCTCAAATAAAAGCAAGTAACAAAGAGAGAAGCTTCTTTAATACATCAATAGATAAAGCAAAAGATATAAAAATAGCTTCAAATGAGTTTAACTATAAAAGTGTAGCTTATGAAAAACTATCTTATACGATTTTTCTTTTTGCCTTTGAAATCTTTAGAGCAACAGGACTTCTACTTGTAGCCTATAGTGATTTATCAATAGGGCTTATGTTCGCTATGTTTGGATATATTTGGTTTATTATGACACCTGTTCAAGAGATTTTATCTATTCAATACTCACTAGCAAGTGCAAAAGCAGCTATTAGTAGAATAAACAAAGTTTTAGAACTAAATATTGAAAGTGATGGAGAAAAAGAGCTAAATAGTAACAAAGTCGATATTGAAATAAGAGACTTATCTTTTGCTTACACTAAAGAGAAGAATAGTTTAAATAACATCAATTTAAAGATAAATAGTGGTGAAAAAGTGGCAATAATTGGTGCTAGTGGAAGTGGAAAAACAACTATTTCTCAACTTATCGCTGGATTTTATGCAAAAAAAAGTGGAGATATTTTATATAACAATATAAGCATTGATGAGATTTCAAAAAAGAGCCTAAGAGAGCATATATTTTTGGTTCTTCAAATGCCTATATTATTTAATAATACCCTACGATTTAATCTTACTATGGGCGAAGATATAGAAGATGAAAAGATTATTGAAGCTTTAGCTATTGCAGAGTTAAAAGAGATGTATTTAGGTCTAAAAGATGGGCTTGATACTGTTGTTGGTAAAATGGGAATGAGATTAAGTGGTGGACAGAGACAAAGATTATCAATAGCTAGAATGGTTTTAGCAAATCCTAGTATAGTTATTTTTGATGAATCAACTTCAGCTTTAGATGTTCATACTGAAACAAAACTATTCTTAAATTTAGAGAGTTTTTTAGAAGATAAAACTGTTATTACTATCGCTCATAGACTAAGCACTGTTAAAAATGCTTCAAAAATCTTTGTTTTGGATGATGGAAATTTAGTGCAAAGTGGAACACATAAAGAGTTAGAGGATGAAACAGGACACTACAAAGAGTTTGTAAAGCAACAACTTACAACATAG